TCTTAACAAGGGCAACAATCTGGATAAGTTACCTATTTCCAGAGCTTGTCTTCAAGGTCATTAATAACAGTAAATCAAACAAACATCCATACATACTGTAGCTTATGTCTGGTCATGTAAAAGAACACACTATAACTATTACAATAACAAAACAAGAATGGAATCTCAGCCCTTGGACACAAGGGCATTCCAACTTAACTTCCAACTTAACTCCACTCCTCGGTGCTCTCTCTGACCCGATTTGGAAACAAGGGTCTTTTTAGAGGAAACATGCTAGCCCACTGAGGCCAAACAAGCTGTGACAACTACCTCCTCAGCTGTTGCTATGGACACGGGAGCCAAGGGGCTAACTGAGTCAATATTCAGCCTATGGCTTGATGTCGGTTACACTCAGGCTGGATGTGACTTTGGCGATGTGACATTTCCTTTTGACAGTTTTTGACAATAGAAGTTCCCAGGCCCAGGCCAGACCCCACGTTGGTGAGAAGTCAAATCATTTTAATGCTTTGAACTGCTTGTTTtcatcctcccttctcttctgTTTGCCTGACAAGTTCAGAGGGAATAGATCACAGAGTATAAGTCAACAGCATGGGTAAAGGTTACAGTCCTTAACGCACCTCTAGACATTTAGGGAAGATTCAGAACAAGAAAACAGAATGGTAGTTGTAACACTGAAGCCTCTGATTCAAGTCTTTGAGCATCTGGACCTTCTGGATCTGGGCTCTAAAAAGAATTTTAAAGTAGTGTATTCCAACAACATGTCATACTGAATCGTAGCTTTCCCAGCCAGGCAAAGAAACAGCCacgaacaaaacaataacaacaacagagctATCCCACCGTGCATGGTGACAGTGACAGCTTAGTGTAACCGGAGAGTCAGATTGGTGGCCAGGATAGAGGATTATGAAAGGTGGGTGCCACGACCAGGCACAGACCACGAGGAATAGACAGTGATAGAGTAGAACTGGGATGATAAATCGACCACTTATCGTGGACAGTTTGCTGATATCGTTCATTACCATAAACAATCTATAGGGCCCTATGAAATAAATGAAATTCATTTGCTATGGTTGATTGTCAATGTGACAATTGATAGCTACAACATTGAAAGTTTTAGTAGTTGTTTTAAGGGTATTATACAAAAAATGTTAGAAACGTATCATTCAGTTTATTGTTATGGTGAAAATTCAGTCAATTTATTGTTATATAAATGTTTGGCCATATTGCCCGGCTTGATGATAGAGTGACATATTGCTGGCTCAGGAGTGGAAAAGGCAGGAAGTCGACCACATTATGTCATACTTCACAGCCTAAGAATGTCATGGAATGTCATGGAATGTTGTTCATATCAATGTAAACAATAGGCTGTACGGGATGAAGTACCAGATCACAGGACAATTCAACATACACCTTTTTCTTCAAGTGTCCTTACAATCTAAGGAAGGGTGTTTGTAACCATCTTTCACTCTGGTCAAGTGCAGCAGAGAAGATGCTTGTGGTACTCTCCAGGTTCATCAATACTCAATAAAGGCCATGCCACTACTTTCTGTTGGGTTGGCATTGTCCTACTCGTATCCATCCTTTGAGTTAGTGGCATGTTTGCTGGCTAGGGTTGAGTTAAATGCCCTGAGAGAATTATAGGTCCTAGTTGTAAGGAGCTTGACCAGGCTGCAGAGGGTGTTTCTCTCCACTGTTTCATTCGGACCACTGGGACCCAGAAAGGGAGAGACTAAATTATTCCCTTAGACTTGTTGCGGCGGATTCTGCTGAGTGGTCATTTGTCCATTACACTAACACAAGAGTGAAGGGCCTCTTAGAGCcagataaataataataattgtgatTGTCTGTGTAGACATTTCTCCATCATTCTTTCAGTCCGACTTCTCTCTGTGATCTGAGTAATACTAATTGTGATTGTCTGTGTAGAcatttctccatcattctatcagtcCTACTTCTCTCTGTGATCTGAGTAATACTAATTGTGATTGTCTGTGTAGAcatttctccatcattctatcagtcCTACTTCTCTCTGTGATCTGAGTAATACTAATTGTGATTGTCTGTGTAGAcatttctccatcattctatcagtcCTACTTCTCTCTGTGATCTGAGTAATACTAATTGTTGTTCCTCATAAGTAAGAAGATATACCAAGGGACTTTATTTTATTACAATTGTTTTTCAGGGggaagatcagctttaatattgcagatagattgtagcttccatcaatgtaattgtctgcatcatttccaatcccccatatattgttttgtaaatatatatataaatatgtatatactgtatatattaatatatgtattttcctttattattttctcctaaccctaccatccctccccttattggagtaaactaatggacaacaactcttaggcttctacttccagcttatactgtacatactatatattttacagacaaagtatattttacatttgttttgtttgtttttagtcccaaccttcagctccacttaacccctcctatctatctctgaacaccatcatGTTTTAATTTATATTTGCCATGTATTGTTAAACTGTGCTGTAATGTtacacaaaagttctgaacctttctattctcatagactctacagtgccttgcaaaagtattcaccccccttggcgtttttcttattttgttgcattacaacctgtaatttaaattgatatttatttggatttcttgtaatggacatacacaaaatagtacaaattgtttaagtgaaatgaaaataattacaaaattctaaaaaataaaaaactgaaagcTGGTGcctgcatactgtatgtattcaccccctttactatgaagctcctaaataagatctagtgcaaccaattaccttcagaagtcacataattagttaaataaagtccacctgtgtgcaatctaagtgtcacaagatctgtcacatgatctcaataTATATACGCCTATTCTGAAAGGTCCCAGAGTGTGCAACACCACTAAGGAAGGGGCActaccaagcaagcggcactatgaagaccaaggagcactACAAATAGGTCTGGGACACATTTTTGGAAAAGTACAGATCAGTgctgggttataaaaaaatatcataatctttgaacatcccactgagAACCATTAGATCTATTATTAAAGAATGGaaataatatggcaccacaacaaacctgccaagagagggccgcccaccacggaccaggcaaggagggtattaatcaaagaggcaacaaagagaccaaagataaccctgaaggagctgtaaagctccacagcggagattggagtatctgtccataggaccactttaagccgtacactccacagagctgggctttacggaagagtggccagaaaataGCCATTGTTTAAAGAAAAACATTTGCATATGGAAGACggcactctggtcagatgagactaaaatggagctttttggcaatcaaggaaaacactatgtctggggCAAACCCAACAGCTATCATCACCCcggaacaccatccccacagtgaaacaTGGTAGTGGCAGGTAGTGCTGTGGGGGtatttttcatcagcagggactgggaaactggtcagaattgaaggaatggtggatggcgctaaatactgggaaattcttgagggaaacctgtttcaatcttccagagatttgagacagagatggaggttcacctttcagcagtacaatgaccccaagcatactgctaaagcatcactcgagtggtttaaaggAAAACATTTAAAGGTATTGGAAGGCCTAGTCAAAACATGGAccacaatccaattgagaatctgtgttaTGAATTAAAGATTaatgtacaccagcggaacccatccatcttgagggagctggagcagttttgccttgaatgggaaaaatcccagtggctagatgtgccaagcttatataCATACCCCAAAAGGTACCtccacaaagtattgactttttttttgggggggggggggtgaatagttatgcacactcaacttttctgttttttttgtcttatttcttgtctATTTCACAACGAAAAATATTTTGcgtcttcaaagtggtaggcatgtttgTGTAAATCGAATGATacaaacaaaataggaaaaatgccaaggaggTGAAAACttttttgctaagagtattattataatatttattgattgactatgactttttaaATCACCCAGGAGTGTTATTTGCAGAGGTAAATtgtgcaattcttcagccattcctctGTGACAAAAAACAAGCTACACATGGAccgtaccaaaacaaatgatctaattaTTCTATCTCTTCACAgctaaatctgcagagctgggatggttgtatcccacacacatatatatatatatatatatatatatatatatatatatatatatatatatatatatatatatatatatatatataaaacattctATTGTTTGCAAGAATGTTTATCATCATTTCAATAGAAAAAACTCTATGTTTTGAATCCAGCTTCGTTTtctgtatcagttcataaaccatgtacCAAAGGAATTGTTACATGGAaactcttcccaactattttgagatctatatggcacagctgtcaattttttgGTTCTTAAATTAAACTGGTGTActtttttttatttatcacaattttctttagccAATTGTGGTCTTTAATGCCGTGCGGATAGAAAAGTTTCATGTGACTTTATTACATTTAAGTGGATTTTCTCATCCTGTCTACAGCCGGTGTCACCGTATATTGCTGTATTCTCTCTCAATATCTCAGACAGAAAATTGCATTTTGCAATATAAAATGGAAAGCAATAACCATTTGTTATTTCACATCCATGCACAATCAGAAAATATTTAATCTATCTTTACCTGAGTAATCTCAAATATCAAACAGTCTCACAAGTATATATTCTTTGGATAAATTGTCTCCATTTGAAATGACAACCCATGAACAGATTTGAGTTACTTTGCAAGATTGGCGATAATTTAGCAGCTGAATGGATTGAAACACAAAGAAAGCCTTCAGTGTTGGATTTTGAGATATTATCCACAAGTCATTTGTCTCACAAAATGCAGATGCATTGAAGGGGTTTCTCAGTGATTTCCCCTGTTTGCTTCAGTCTTAATCTTAGAGACAACATTCaataccctgtctgtctgccagagTGTTGTGAGGATTCCAGTCATTCCATTTAACATCCTTCATCAGACGACAACATACTTACCTGATCAGTTATCTTCGCTCCTGTCAGCTGGGAGACAAGGACACAGGCTACGCTGAATGTCTTGGCGTTTAATCTGAGTGTTTCTGTTGTTGTTGGCATTTCTAGAGTGTGAATCCAAATAGTATGGTGGCCAATAAAAGGTTTAAATGATCATGATGCAAAAATCTGTGGCCTGCCCCCACATCGGATGTTGTTGTTATGAAAGGATATCCTGTTCGTATTGTGCCCTCTGAAGTGGATTAACCGCTGATTGTGTGTTTTACAGATGGTCGTGCCAAGTTGTGCCGAGTTGCATCCGTGTCAAACTCTCCTTAAAGTCACTTGATTTGGATCATCCTGTAATTAAAAAGCAGCAAGCAGCAATAGAATCAAGGAAGTGAAGGACCACCAGCTCCTGGAATACAGGTAGGATATGTATGCCTCTCACACTTTAAGATCTACTACCCTCTAGTGGTAATCTTGGATGGTACACTATTTAGTCAAACAAGTCCTCGAATAAAAATCTATGGTATGACCATCTTTAGTGACCTCTGGTGTTGAGAAATGATATTACACCAACCTCTGCAAAAAGTTAGTTCATCTGTTAACCAAAAGGTTAAGACTACTTATATAAAACCTATATACATTTGCATTTGGTTAGATTGGATTTGGTTAGACATACACATCTATGAAAAACGTTCCTAGATAAGTCAGGGTGCTTTCTTCAATTGTTCAGTTATTGACATTTTTAAAATTTCATGCAGGCCAAGTTCAAATGCAAATTGTATAAATCCCCCCATATTTAATTATATATCTGACTTGAAACAAGCAGAGTTAATTATGTAATCTTGTGCGAATTATTGGAAACACCTTGACCACTCTCTGAGATGCAAAGTAGAGCTGTGAAACATGCTGGATGCTAGCCAACCAGGATGCGGTAGCAGCGATATGGGGAATGATGATAAAACATGCAGGCTGAAGTAGAGTAAGATCAATAATTCAGATACAAGTACCAGACTAACACAATTCTAATCAAGGTGCCATTaggtgagggggaaaaaaaggtAATTTGATATCTTAAAACCCTTGATTACCAATTCAATGAATTTTGTCTGTGTGTAATGCATGTTTAGCCTATATGATCCAGATGTCAGGTAATGAATGGTTATAGCATTATGTGTGATATTAAACAATTAGActcgagggggtgtggtatatggccaatatactacagctaagggctgttcttatgacGCAACACGGTGTGCcaggatacagcccttagctgtggtatattgaccatagaCAACAAACTCTAGgaaccttattgctattataaactggtaaccaacgtaattagaacagtaaacaagtagtTTTGCGTCATACACGTTGTAtactgtctgatataccacgtctttcagccaatcagcatccagggctCGAATGACCcggttataaaaaaaaaaaatcattataCATTTATTAATAATACATTATACGGTAATgttattggaacacaggagtgatggttgctgataatgggcctctgtacgcctatgtagatattccattaaaaaacagctgttttccagctacaacagttatttacataattaacaatgtatacactgtatttctgatcaattttatgttattttaatggacaaaaaattggATTTTCCTTTAATTTGATATTTCtatttttcattttcaataaatttgcaaacacttctaaaaacatgttttcactttgtcattatggggtattgtttggagatgggtgagagaaaaactCTATTTAAACCATTTTGTAgtcaggctgcaacacaacaaaatgtggaatcaTTCTATGGGTATTAATAGTTTTTGTAGGCACTGTAAAGGATATATGTATCAATATTGTCATTTTGAGGTGTAGGAAATGATTACAAAACATATGCATGATTGGAATTTGTCAATAACTTTTAAACTCTCATCTTCCCTTATTGTACTGTAATAATTGCATTACTAAAGAACAGTCTTATGGCATTTGGTGGGTTAGTTATCCTGCCCCTAACGGTGGCCATGTCAACTGTCACAGCAAAATAGTAACTTGTCAAGCAAGTCTTTCACTGCCTTATAAAGGAAATCAATACGAGATTTCCTATTCTACAAGCTAAGAGGGTGAATCTCTTTGAGAATAGTTATAGTTATCTAAAGAAAATCTGCTTGCATTCCATGTTGTTAATCAGATCAGATCTAACCACATTGGGAACTGAGGCACAGTGAGTTTTCATTATTGTATCATGAGGAGGTGACAGCCTTAATTGTAATTGTCACAGTAGGTGTCCAGCCCCACGCTCTCCTCCCAGTTCTTAGCCACGCtattcttcttgttcttctccgCCATGATAATGGCAGCTACCACGGTGATCACCACGGTGACCGTCAGAATGAGCACTGTCACAGTCTCTCCGACACACAGCTCATCATCCACTTCTCCCATGGACCTGCCCTGTAGTTCGGTGGGCTGGCTGCACCTCAGCTCCTGGTAGTCATCCAGGAAGACCCTGTGGATGCTGGACAACTTCCTGAACACCCTCTGCAGGTCGCAATCACAGTGCCAGGGGTTGCCCTCCAACAGGACATGGAGGCTGGGGGTGTGGATGCTCAACAGGGTCCTGTAGCCCAAGGTGCTTAGACGGTTGAGGGCCAGGTCCAGCAGAGTTAGCGAAGACATAGGAGCGAAGACTCCTGGCTCAGTGGAGCTGATCAAGTTCCCCCGAAGGCCCAGCACCTCCAGGGAGCGCAGTGTGGAGAAGAGGCCTGAACCCAGGGAGGTTAGATGGTTCCCCTCCAGGTGGAGCTGGCGCAGGCCAGTCAGGTAACCCAGGGCTCTGGGCTTTACTGTGGAGATTAGGTTGCTGCTCAGGTCCAGCTTCTGGAGGCAATCCAGGCTGTGGAAGGTCCCACTCTCCAGGACGGTGAGATGGTTGTGATCCAGCAGGAGCTCGGTTAGGGATTCAAGGCCCAGGGAGAAGCCAGGCCCCAGGGCAGAAAGGTGGTTATGGCTCAGGTCCAGCCTCCTCAGCccctggagggaggagaaagcTCCGTCATCTACATGGCTGAGGTTGTTCTCTTTTAAAAGGAGCACCCTCAGGCTCCACAGGGTCCCAAATGACCCTGCTTGGACCACTGTCAACAGGTTTCTGGACAGGTCCAGGTACTCTGTGTTGTGGGGGACATTCCTAAGAGGAGTGGTAAGATTCCCACCCGAACAGTTGATATATTTTATATCT
This sequence is a window from Oncorhynchus gorbuscha isolate QuinsamMale2020 ecotype Even-year linkage group LG01, OgorEven_v1.0, whole genome shotgun sequence. Protein-coding genes within it:
- the LOC123990762 gene encoding leucine-rich repeat-containing protein 15-like — protein: MTACYDGCSCLTDIKYINCSGGNLTTPLRNVPHNTEYLDLSRNLLTVVQAGSFGTLWSLRVLLLKENNLSHVDDGAFSSLQGLRRLDLSHNHLSALGPGFSLGLESLTELLLDHNHLTVLESGTFHSLDCLQKLDLSSNLISTVKPRALGYLTGLRQLHLEGNHLTSLGSGLFSTLRSLEVLGLRGNLISSTEPGVFAPMSSLTLLDLALNRLSTLGYRTLLSIHTPSLHVLLEGNPWHCDCDLQRVFRKLSSIHRVFLDDYQELRCSQPTELQGRSMGEVDDELCVGETVTVLILTVTVVITVVAAIIMAEKNKKNSVAKNWEESVGLDTYCDNYN